From one Nonomuraea polychroma genomic stretch:
- a CDS encoding TetR/AcrR family transcriptional regulator, which translates to MPDREALTPSRPRPYESPGRYEKGRAKRRQILDAALALIAANGYGNTSLQQIADAANLTKAGLLHHVGSKEDLLTDYFSERYRRVAGNVRADISHAADAGELRPGLDAEMVSRILIAVADGLQQQWQYDRSIDMAAHLDYLWSLLGTAPPRDLDEREDPADGTGAQGGAA; encoded by the coding sequence TTGCCCGACAGGGAAGCGCTCACACCGTCGCGTCCCCGCCCCTATGAGAGCCCCGGCCGATACGAGAAGGGGCGGGCGAAGCGCCGGCAGATTCTCGACGCCGCGCTGGCATTGATCGCCGCGAACGGTTACGGCAACACGAGCCTGCAGCAGATCGCCGACGCGGCGAACCTCACCAAGGCAGGACTGCTCCACCACGTCGGCTCGAAGGAGGACCTCCTGACCGACTACTTCAGCGAGCGCTACCGCCGGGTCGCCGGAAACGTGCGCGCCGACATCAGCCACGCCGCGGACGCAGGCGAGCTGCGGCCCGGGCTCGACGCCGAGATGGTGTCCCGCATCCTGATCGCGGTCGCGGACGGTCTCCAGCAGCAGTGGCAGTACGACCGCTCGATCGACATGGCGGCGCATCTCGACTACCTGTGGTCGCTGCTCGGCACAGCACCGCCTCGGGACCTCGACGAGCGTGAGGATCCCGCCGATGGGACCGGCGCCCAGGGAGGCGCGGCATGA
- a CDS encoding SDR family NAD(P)-dependent oxidoreductase, with protein MTVPPANHLQDQVAIVTGAGSGIGRATAIALARAGAHVLGVGRRADALHQTAAHHPGITTMAADITADGMPGAVIKQAIDRWGRLDILVNNAGATAVMPLADTDAARIADLLALNVTAPSLLAHAALPHLRTNRGTIINISSTYGHCPLPGAAHYAATKAALEQLTRSWALELAADGIRVNALAPGPTESEALTAAGLPDTVVEQIKQDESARIPLGRRGTPEEIAAWIVHLADPRATWITGQILTVDGGLELT; from the coding sequence GTGACCGTCCCACCCGCCAATCACCTGCAGGACCAGGTCGCGATCGTGACCGGAGCCGGATCCGGGATCGGCCGCGCCACCGCGATCGCCCTCGCCCGCGCCGGAGCGCACGTGCTCGGCGTCGGACGCCGAGCCGACGCCCTGCATCAGACCGCCGCCCACCATCCGGGCATCACGACCATGGCCGCCGACATCACCGCCGACGGCATGCCCGGCGCCGTCATCAAGCAGGCCATCGACCGCTGGGGCCGCCTGGACATCCTGGTCAACAACGCCGGCGCCACCGCCGTCATGCCGCTGGCCGACACCGACGCCGCACGCATCGCCGACCTGCTGGCCCTGAACGTCACCGCGCCCAGCCTGCTCGCCCACGCCGCCTTGCCGCACCTGCGCACCAACCGCGGCACGATCATCAACATCTCCAGCACCTACGGCCACTGCCCCCTACCGGGCGCCGCCCACTACGCCGCCACCAAGGCCGCCCTGGAACAGCTGACCCGCAGCTGGGCGCTGGAACTGGCCGCCGACGGCATCCGCGTCAACGCCCTGGCCCCCGGCCCCACAGAGAGCGAGGCCCTGACCGCCGCCGGCCTGCCCGACACCGTTGTCGAGCAGATCAAGCAAGACGAGTCCGCCCGCATCCCGCTCGGCCGCCGCGGCACTCCCGAGGAAATAGCCGCCTGGATCGTGCATCTCGCCGATCCCCGTGCCACCTGGATCACCGGCCAGATCCTCACCGTCGACGGCGGCCTGGAACTCACCTGA
- a CDS encoding ArsR/SmtB family transcription factor, with the protein MRHVQHPEVGEIGLTGVMAALSDPIRIGLVRVLADGRERGWGELRAPVAKSTLSHHLRVLRDAGLTRTRQEGTRCFVTLRVQDLQARFPGLLQVVLAAAEDEEIGRQVSLKDGQQPA; encoded by the coding sequence ATGAGGCACGTGCAGCACCCCGAAGTGGGCGAGATCGGGCTGACCGGGGTGATGGCGGCGCTCAGTGATCCGATCCGGATCGGTCTGGTGCGGGTGCTGGCCGACGGTCGTGAGCGCGGGTGGGGCGAGTTGCGGGCGCCGGTGGCCAAGTCGACGCTCAGCCACCATCTGCGGGTCCTGCGTGATGCCGGGCTGACCCGCACCCGTCAGGAGGGCACCCGCTGCTTCGTGACCTTACGCGTGCAGGATCTGCAGGCCCGCTTCCCCGGGCTCCTGCAGGTGGTGCTGGCCGCTGCCGAGGATGAGGAAATCGGGCGTCAGGTGAGCCTGAAGGACGGTCAGCAACCTGCTTGA
- a CDS encoding ATP-binding protein — protein sequence MICDIHAGAPLLLLAALEADLGRGLEEVDLTALVETVAARRAESHDVRLDLEAAVTVEAVSWQLARLLDNLLDNALRHATHSVEVDLRRAGDHAEPAVADDGQGVPAADRERIFERFARLDTARCRDRGGVGLGLAIAHDIASAHHGTLHVEDAADGGARFVLRIPLVR from the coding sequence GTGATTTGTGACATCCATGCCGGTGCGCCCCTGCTCCTGCTCGCCGCCCTCGAGGCCGACCTCGGCAGAGGGCTGGAGGAAGTGGATCTGACGGCTCTGGTCGAGACAGTGGCGGCTCGGCGGGCCGAGAGCCATGACGTGCGGCTCGACCTCGAAGCCGCGGTGACGGTGGAGGCCGTCTCCTGGCAGCTGGCCCGGTTGCTCGACAACCTGCTGGACAACGCCCTACGTCACGCCACGCACAGCGTCGAGGTTGACCTGCGTCGCGCAGGTGACCATGCGGAGCCGGCCGTGGCCGACGACGGGCAGGGAGTCCCCGCGGCCGACCGAGAACGCATATTCGAGCGCTTCGCCCGCCTGGACACCGCCCGCTGCCGCGATCGCGGAGGCGTCGGCCTGGGCCTGGCCATCGCCCACGACATCGCCTCAGCTCACCACGGCACCCTGCACGTCGAGGACGCGGCCGACGGTGGCGCGCGCTTCGTGCTGCGCATCCCCCTCGTCCGCTGA